One Thiocapsa sp. genomic window carries:
- the rsmH gene encoding 16S rRNA (cytosine(1402)-N(4))-methyltransferase RsmH produces MPLIEQQHLPVLLEESVHALVVDPNGIYVDGTFGRGGHSRAVLERLGETGRLIAIDRDPEAVSAGRELASTDRRFTMVSGRFGSIAELLAHIGVQGNLCGLLLDFGVSSPQLDTAERGFSFSSEGPLDLRMDPTRGESAAQWLSRASEAEIVKVLFDFGEERFAKRIARNVVAQRSESPLTTTTQLAALVARSVPTREPGKHPATRTFQALRIRINDELDEIQDCLRQSCDLLAHSGRLVVISFHSLEDRIVKRFMRTEARGPVLPKGLPVTAEESLGRLRILGKPVRPSPAEVASNPRARSAIMRVAERLA; encoded by the coding sequence GTGCCTTTGATTGAGCAACAACATCTGCCGGTTCTGCTGGAGGAGAGCGTGCATGCCTTGGTCGTGGATCCGAACGGCATCTATGTCGACGGCACCTTCGGGCGCGGCGGGCACAGTCGTGCCGTTCTGGAGCGCCTCGGCGAGACCGGTCGACTGATCGCGATCGATCGTGATCCCGAGGCGGTTTCCGCGGGGCGCGAGCTTGCGAGCACCGATCGGCGCTTCACGATGGTGTCCGGGCGCTTCGGCTCGATCGCCGAGCTGCTCGCGCACATCGGCGTCCAGGGCAACCTCTGCGGCCTGCTGTTGGATTTCGGGGTGTCCTCGCCTCAGCTCGATACGGCGGAGCGCGGTTTCAGTTTTTCCTCCGAAGGTCCGCTGGATCTGAGAATGGACCCCACGCGCGGCGAATCGGCGGCGCAATGGCTGTCCCGTGCGTCCGAGGCCGAGATCGTCAAGGTCCTGTTCGACTTCGGCGAGGAGCGTTTCGCCAAACGGATCGCGCGCAATGTCGTCGCGCAGCGCAGCGAGAGCCCCTTGACGACAACAACCCAGCTCGCCGCCTTGGTCGCGCGGTCGGTGCCGACGCGCGAGCCCGGCAAGCACCCGGCAACACGGACCTTCCAGGCCCTGCGCATCCGGATCAACGACGAGCTCGATGAGATTCAGGATTGCCTGCGCCAATCCTGCGACCTCTTGGCTCACTCCGGACGGCTCGTCGTCATCAGTTTTCACTCCCTGGAGGACCGTATCGTGAAGCGTTTCATGCGCACGGAGGCGCGCGGTCCCGTCCTGCCGAAGGGCCTGCCGGTGACCGCGGAGGAATCGCTCGGGCGTTTGCGCATCCTCGGCAAGCCGGTGCGTCCTTCGCCCGCCGAGGTCGCGTCCAATCCACGTGCACGCAGCGCCATCATGCGTGTCGCGGAGCGTCTCGCATGA
- the ptsP gene encoding phosphoenolpyruvate--protein phosphotransferase produces MLESLRRIVQEVNNAPDLERALTIIVQRVKHAVGADVCSVYLNDFDNRRHVLHATDGLRAKAVGRVRLEMGRGLIGLVSERAEPINLDDAVSHPRYQRITDTGEEHYHGFLGAPIIQNRKVLGVLVLRQREKRHFGDDEVTFVVTLASQLAGAITFARTNGELARLQDDGIPQRFLPGLPASPGIGIGTAVVVYPPADLNAVPDRRAENVDNEAKDFLGAVEHVAEDLDRFAVRTQAHLSAEDMALFDAWRLMLESDTLIDGTLSRIRAGNWAPGALRETIAEHAKVFDDMDDAYLRERGSDVRDLGRCILTHLQKLNAAPIKYMPNTILVGDEISAMQIADVPREMLAGIVSTTGSGSSHVGILARGMGVPAAMAVADLPVGRVEGRELVVDGYRGRVYVAPGPTVRAEYQRLAEDDAALTSELQALRYLPAETTDGYLVPLYLNTGLVSEARPLGIEESAGVGLYRTELPFIVRDTFPGEAAQMSNYRRVLELFAPRPVTIRTLDIGGDKPLPYFPMHEANPFLGWRGIRITLDQPEIFLTQVRAILRAAIGLDNLQILLPMISTVGEVDEALLLIHRAHEELLEEGYQVKLPPIGVMIEVPAAVYQCEALARRVDFLSVGTNDLTQYLLAVDRNNAHVAKLYDEFHPAVLRALLQILAGARVHGREVSVCGEMAGDPLATFLLLGMGVHSLSMGAGSLLRVKRVIRSISRARAREVLKVALQCEDAASVRRLLLDALEAVGLGGLVRPGK; encoded by the coding sequence ATGCTCGAATCGCTGCGCCGCATCGTGCAGGAGGTCAACAACGCACCCGACCTCGAGCGCGCCCTCACCATCATCGTTCAGCGGGTCAAACACGCCGTCGGGGCCGACGTCTGCTCGGTCTATCTGAACGATTTCGACAACCGTCGGCATGTCCTGCATGCCACCGACGGGCTGCGTGCCAAGGCGGTCGGTCGGGTGCGCCTGGAGATGGGGCGAGGGCTGATCGGGCTGGTCAGCGAGCGTGCCGAGCCGATCAACCTGGACGACGCGGTCAGCCATCCGCGCTACCAGCGCATCACGGATACCGGCGAAGAGCACTATCACGGGTTCCTCGGCGCGCCCATCATCCAGAATCGCAAGGTCCTGGGTGTGCTGGTCCTGCGACAACGCGAGAAACGCCATTTCGGCGACGACGAGGTGACCTTCGTCGTCACTCTGGCGTCCCAGCTCGCCGGCGCCATCACCTTCGCACGCACCAACGGCGAGCTGGCGCGTCTGCAGGACGACGGGATCCCGCAGCGCTTCCTGCCCGGCTTGCCGGCCTCGCCCGGCATCGGCATCGGGACCGCGGTGGTGGTCTACCCGCCGGCCGATCTCAACGCCGTTCCGGATCGGCGTGCGGAGAATGTGGACAACGAGGCCAAGGATTTTCTCGGTGCCGTGGAGCATGTCGCCGAGGATCTGGACCGCTTCGCGGTGCGGACCCAGGCCCATCTCAGCGCCGAGGACATGGCCTTGTTCGACGCCTGGCGTCTGATGCTCGAGAGCGACACCCTGATCGACGGGACCCTCTCGCGCATCCGCGCCGGCAATTGGGCGCCCGGGGCGCTGCGCGAGACCATCGCCGAGCACGCCAAGGTGTTCGACGACATGGACGATGCCTATCTGCGCGAGCGTGGCTCGGATGTGCGCGATCTCGGTCGCTGCATCCTGACCCATCTGCAGAAGCTGAACGCGGCGCCGATCAAGTACATGCCAAACACCATCCTGGTCGGCGACGAGATCAGCGCCATGCAGATCGCCGACGTCCCGCGCGAGATGTTGGCGGGGATCGTCTCGACCACCGGCTCGGGCTCCTCGCACGTGGGCATCCTGGCGCGCGGGATGGGCGTACCGGCGGCAATGGCCGTCGCGGACCTGCCGGTCGGGCGTGTCGAAGGACGCGAGCTGGTGGTGGATGGCTACCGCGGGCGGGTCTACGTCGCCCCCGGCCCCACCGTTCGCGCCGAGTATCAGCGTCTCGCCGAAGACGACGCGGCCCTCACGAGCGAGCTGCAGGCGTTGCGTTATCTCCCGGCCGAAACCACCGACGGCTATCTGGTGCCCCTGTATCTGAATACGGGTCTGGTCTCCGAGGCGCGTCCGCTCGGCATCGAGGAATCCGCGGGTGTCGGACTCTACCGCACCGAGCTGCCCTTCATCGTGCGCGATACCTTTCCGGGCGAGGCCGCGCAGATGTCGAACTATCGGCGGGTACTGGAACTGTTTGCCCCGCGCCCCGTGACGATCCGGACCCTGGATATCGGCGGGGATAAGCCGTTGCCCTATTTTCCGATGCACGAGGCCAACCCTTTTTTGGGCTGGCGCGGCATCCGGATCACGCTCGATCAGCCCGAGATCTTCTTGACCCAGGTTCGCGCCATCCTGCGCGCGGCCATCGGGCTGGATAATCTGCAGATCCTCTTGCCCATGATCAGCACGGTCGGGGAGGTCGACGAGGCACTGCTGCTGATCCATCGCGCCCACGAGGAGCTGCTCGAAGAGGGCTATCAGGTCAAACTGCCGCCGATCGGCGTGATGATCGAGGTCCCGGCCGCCGTCTACCAGTGCGAAGCGCTCGCACGACGGGTCGATTTCCTCTCCGTCGGGACCAACGACCTCACCCAGTATCTCCTCGCGGTCGATCGCAACAACGCCCACGTCGCGAAACTCTACGACGAGTTTCATCCGGCGGTCTTGCGCGCGCTGCTGCAGATCCTCGCCGGCGCCCGCGTGCATGGCCGCGAGGTAAGCGTCTGCGGGGAGATGGCCGGGGATCCGCTCGCGACCTTCCTCCTGCTCGGGATGGGCGTGCATAGCCTGAGTATGGGAGCGGGAAGCCTGCTGCGTGTGAAGCGCGTCATCCGCAGCATCAGTCGGGCACGGGCCCGCGAGGTGCTCAAGGTGGCCCTGCAATGCGAGGATGCGGCGTCGGTGCGACGCCTGCTTCTGGATGCGCTCGAGGCGGTCGGCCTCGGGGGTTTGGTGCGTCCGGGTAAGTAG
- the rsmI gene encoding 16S rRNA (cytidine(1402)-2'-O)-methyltransferase produces the protein MQQSTGILYVVATPIGNLGDMTDRARKVLSEVDLIAAEDTRQTLRLLTHFGISSKLVAYHDHNEASVAPRLLAEIETGRSVALVSDAGTPLISDPGFSLVAAARERGLTVVPVPGANAAICALSAAGLPSDRFLFVGFPPRTRSQRLAWLGELTDERGTLILYESGKRILATLRDLGEALGETRRLVLARELTKHFETFLAGTASELAQRLEADAEQRLGELVVLVEGNADTTDPDRAEAERVLRILAETLPLAQAVAIAARLTGVKKNALYRLGLELDLGQGAEGIAAPDNEG, from the coding sequence GTGCAGCAGTCAACAGGGATACTATACGTGGTCGCCACGCCGATCGGCAATCTCGGAGACATGACCGATCGGGCACGTAAGGTGTTGAGCGAGGTCGATTTGATCGCGGCGGAGGATACCCGCCAGACGCTTCGGTTGCTGACCCATTTCGGCATCTCGTCCAAGCTCGTGGCCTATCACGACCACAACGAGGCCAGTGTTGCGCCTCGGCTCCTGGCCGAGATCGAGACCGGCCGGAGCGTCGCACTCGTCTCCGATGCGGGTACGCCGCTGATCAGCGATCCCGGGTTCAGCCTCGTGGCCGCGGCGCGCGAGCGGGGGCTGACCGTTGTCCCGGTGCCGGGCGCCAATGCCGCCATCTGCGCCCTCTCGGCGGCGGGTTTGCCGAGCGACCGCTTCTTGTTCGTCGGATTTCCCCCGCGCACCCGATCGCAGCGCCTTGCCTGGCTCGGCGAGCTCACCGACGAGCGGGGCACACTGATCCTCTACGAGAGCGGCAAGCGGATCCTCGCCACCCTGCGCGATCTCGGCGAAGCCTTGGGCGAGACACGGCGCCTGGTGCTGGCGCGCGAGCTGACCAAACACTTCGAGACCTTCCTCGCCGGCACCGCGTCCGAGTTGGCGCAGCGCCTCGAGGCCGACGCCGAGCAGCGCCTCGGCGAGCTGGTCGTCCTGGTCGAGGGAAACGCCGATACAACCGATCCGGATCGGGCGGAGGCGGAGCGGGTTCTGCGCATCCTCGCCGAGACCCTGCCGCTGGCGCAAGCCGTGGCGATCGCGGCGCGCCTGACCGGCGTCAAGAAGAATGCGCTCTACCGGCTCGGCCTCGAGCTGGATTTGGGTCAAGGCGCCGAGGGTATCGCCGCGCCGGACAACGAGGGGTGA
- a CDS encoding HAD family phosphatase gives MALAIFDLDNTLLAGDSDYLWGRFLAAEGIVDADHYEHENERFYREYKDGTLDIGEFLRFSLRPLRDHPRAHLEALRERFVAELIAPIMLPAAKDLVESHRAAGDTLMIITATNAFVTAPIAQRFGIAHLIATLPAEENGRFTGEPAGQPAFREGKVERLQTWLRAHREDLGGSSFYSDSHNDLPLLERVDRPVAVDPDPQLRATARSRGWPVISLRR, from the coding sequence ATGGCGCTGGCGATCTTCGATCTGGACAACACCCTCTTGGCAGGCGACTCCGATTATCTCTGGGGTCGCTTCCTCGCCGCCGAGGGGATCGTCGATGCAGATCATTACGAGCACGAGAACGAGCGCTTCTATCGCGAATACAAGGACGGGACCCTGGATATCGGGGAATTCTTGAGGTTCTCCCTGCGGCCGCTGCGCGATCACCCACGCGCGCATCTCGAGGCGCTGCGCGAGCGCTTTGTCGCCGAGCTGATCGCGCCCATCATGCTCCCGGCCGCCAAAGACCTCGTCGAGTCGCACCGCGCGGCCGGCGACACCCTCATGATCATTACCGCGACCAACGCCTTCGTCACGGCCCCGATCGCGCAGCGCTTCGGAATCGCGCATCTGATCGCGACGCTGCCGGCGGAGGAGAACGGACGTTTCACCGGCGAGCCGGCCGGCCAACCGGCGTTCCGCGAGGGCAAGGTCGAGCGTCTGCAGACCTGGCTGCGCGCGCATCGAGAGGATCTCGGCGGGAGCAGCTTCTACAGCGACTCGCACAACGACCTTCCCCTCCTGGAACGCGTCGACCGGCCGGTCGCGGTCGACCCCGATCCCCAGCTGCGCGCGACAGCCCGGTCGCGCGGGTGGCCCGTCATCTCGCTGAGGCGCTGA
- the mraZ gene encoding division/cell wall cluster transcriptional repressor MraZ yields the protein MFRGVFIVNLDVKGRLAVPAKYRERLQSSCNSQLVVTVDRDRCLLLYPEPEWELIEAKLAALPAFDNTARAIQRLYIGNAQEVEMDAQGRILLPQYLRDFASLDKRVAFVGQGSKFELWDEPAWNARNEAALGDAGIGELATAAGLGSLTL from the coding sequence GTGTTTCGGGGGGTCTTCATCGTCAATCTCGACGTCAAAGGGCGTCTTGCGGTTCCTGCAAAATACCGCGAGCGGCTGCAGTCGTCGTGCAACTCCCAACTCGTCGTCACCGTCGATCGCGACCGCTGCCTCCTGCTGTACCCGGAGCCCGAGTGGGAGCTGATCGAGGCAAAGCTCGCCGCGCTTCCCGCGTTCGACAACACGGCCCGTGCAATCCAGCGTCTCTATATCGGCAACGCACAGGAGGTCGAGATGGACGCTCAGGGTCGCATCCTGCTGCCGCAGTACCTGCGTGATTTCGCCTCGCTGGACAAGCGTGTCGCCTTCGTCGGTCAGGGCTCGAAGTTCGAGCTTTGGGACGAGCCTGCGTGGAATGCGCGCAACGAAGCGGCGCTCGGCGATGCAGGTATCGGAGAGTTGGCGACGGCAGCCGGGCTCGGTTCCTTGACGCTTTGA
- a CDS encoding penicillin-binding protein activator, with protein MPKNRVDRRPLSTSITVIALLAAVSLAGCAIDPVRDEARLLAPVAGEPLRQADALAAQGQADAAAKAYLDIAKGATPPAREQLQLKAARAYLSAGDTRQAQQTIGEVSRPALTIGQREQLLLIEADLALLDGRPKDAISRLESMQVQTLPKDLKIQRLGTLAAAQRLANDPVASAESLSALDRLLDNEDARLLNQVSLITTLSALSSEELRTLARGGSGTPKGWAEIALLAHDAGADPATFLTRYRQEHSRRLGHPAHPRLAEAYVKFLSGGYASGDSVSVMLPRGGRFAGAATSVKEGIEAAGRADSSGNRPTLDFIDSSQTERARALHAKAVEAGADYVIGPLAKESVDSLAAGPALAVPTLALNQTTRDSQPAANLFQFSLSPENEAAEVANKAAAMGLKRAAVLYPEGPWGARLASAFRNQWRRLGGTLEAEAVYNPTARSFEKTVATLLGDSQADVLFLVATNELAHKLYPQIRLSRSSVTVMSTSHVYSGVFDPARDRVLAGLYFVDIPWMLNSRAEGALSRRRLSGSSFEVANPLARLYAMGIDAYRIAPRLPALAKSPGAFYPGQTGGLSVDSLGRIQRQLALGRFGETGVLEAGERSDTPASETL; from the coding sequence ATGCCCAAGAATCGCGTTGACCGCCGTCCCTTGTCCACCTCGATCACAGTCATCGCTCTACTCGCTGCCGTTTCACTGGCCGGATGTGCGATCGATCCGGTCCGGGACGAGGCGCGCCTGCTGGCGCCGGTGGCAGGGGAGCCGCTGAGGCAAGCCGATGCGCTCGCCGCCCAAGGTCAGGCGGATGCGGCAGCCAAGGCCTATCTGGACATCGCCAAGGGAGCAACGCCGCCCGCACGCGAGCAACTCCAGTTGAAGGCGGCGCGCGCCTATCTGTCCGCAGGCGACACCCGGCAGGCACAGCAGACCATCGGCGAGGTCTCGCGCCCGGCGCTCACCATCGGGCAGCGCGAGCAGCTCCTGCTGATCGAGGCGGATCTCGCACTCCTGGACGGACGCCCCAAGGATGCGATCTCGCGGCTTGAGTCTATGCAAGTCCAAACCTTGCCGAAGGATTTGAAGATTCAACGGCTCGGCACACTCGCCGCCGCCCAGCGTCTCGCCAACGACCCCGTCGCATCGGCCGAGTCGCTGAGCGCGCTCGATCGGTTGCTCGACAACGAGGATGCACGTCTACTCAATCAGGTCTCGCTGATCACGACCTTGAGCGCACTGAGCAGCGAAGAACTGCGCACACTCGCACGCGGCGGAAGCGGAACCCCGAAAGGCTGGGCTGAGATCGCACTCCTGGCGCACGATGCAGGCGCGGATCCTGCGACATTCCTGACCCGCTATCGCCAGGAGCACTCCAGACGACTCGGCCATCCCGCCCATCCGAGGTTGGCCGAGGCGTATGTCAAGTTCCTGTCCGGGGGATACGCCTCGGGCGACAGCGTGTCGGTCATGCTCCCGCGCGGGGGACGCTTCGCGGGCGCCGCCACATCGGTGAAGGAGGGCATCGAGGCCGCCGGCCGAGCCGACAGCAGCGGCAACCGACCGACGCTTGATTTCATCGACAGCAGCCAAACGGAGCGCGCACGCGCCCTTCACGCGAAGGCCGTGGAGGCCGGCGCAGACTATGTGATCGGCCCGCTCGCGAAGGAATCCGTGGACAGCCTCGCGGCCGGCCCCGCACTCGCGGTGCCGACGCTGGCCCTGAATCAGACGACCCGCGACAGCCAGCCCGCGGCGAATCTCTTTCAGTTCTCGCTCTCGCCCGAGAACGAGGCGGCGGAGGTCGCCAACAAGGCCGCCGCGATGGGTCTGAAGCGCGCCGCCGTGTTGTATCCGGAAGGACCGTGGGGGGCTCGTCTGGCCAGTGCATTCCGCAACCAGTGGCGCCGACTCGGTGGAACACTGGAGGCTGAAGCCGTCTACAACCCGACGGCGCGGAGCTTCGAGAAGACGGTGGCCACCCTGCTCGGCGACTCGCAGGCGGATGTCCTCTTCCTGGTCGCAACCAACGAGCTCGCGCACAAGCTGTATCCGCAGATCCGGCTGAGCCGATCGTCGGTGACGGTGATGTCCACCTCGCACGTCTACTCCGGCGTCTTCGATCCGGCCCGCGACCGGGTGCTGGCAGGTCTGTATTTCGTCGATATCCCATGGATGCTGAACAGTCGCGCAGAGGGTGCTCTGTCGCGGCGGCGCTTGAGCGGATCCTCGTTCGAGGTCGCCAATCCGCTGGCCCGCCTGTACGCGATGGGGATCGACGCCTACCGAATCGCCCCGCGACTGCCCGCGCTGGCGAAAAGTCCGGGGGCCTTTTATCCGGGGCAAACCGGCGGCCTCTCTGTTGACTCGCTGGGCCGCATCCAGCGCCAGCTCGCGCTCGGACGCTTCGGCGAGACGGGCGTGCTCGAGGCGGGGGAACGATCCGACACGCCGGCCTCGGAGACCCTTTGA
- a CDS encoding RNA pyrophosphohydrolase: MIDHDGFRPNVGIILSNRDRRLFWGRRVGQNAWQFPQGGIHSDETPEQAMYRELEEEVGLQSRQVTILGCTRGWLRYHLPKRYIRRHCGPTCIGQKQVWFMLRVDCGEDAFCLDKTDKPEFDAWRWVRYWQPLHEVVYFKRRVYMQALEELAPSLYPEGPPAREDNQSRVVGLMHQRGR, from the coding sequence TTGATCGATCACGACGGTTTCAGACCCAACGTCGGCATTATCCTGAGCAATCGGGACCGTCGTCTATTTTGGGGTCGTCGCGTCGGCCAGAATGCCTGGCAGTTTCCGCAGGGCGGGATTCATTCCGACGAGACGCCCGAGCAGGCCATGTATCGCGAGCTCGAGGAGGAGGTCGGACTTCAGTCCAGGCAGGTCACCATCCTTGGCTGCACTCGCGGTTGGCTTAGATATCACCTCCCCAAACGCTACATCCGTCGGCATTGCGGTCCGACCTGCATCGGTCAGAAGCAGGTCTGGTTCATGTTGCGGGTGGATTGCGGCGAGGACGCCTTCTGTCTGGACAAGACCGACAAGCCCGAGTTCGATGCCTGGCGCTGGGTCCGCTACTGGCAGCCGCTGCATGAAGTGGTCTACTTCAAGCGCCGTGTCTACATGCAGGCGCTCGAGGAGCTCGCCCCGAGCCTCTACCCCGAGGGCCCGCCCGCCCGCGAGGACAATCAGTCCCGGGTGGTCGGCTTGATGCACCAGCGCGGACGATGA
- a CDS encoding YraN family protein, which translates to MSGDTRRPSSGTTGKAAGTRGVGDAKERLAEDYLKRRHLQPVARNHRCRFGEIDLVMRDGPTLVFVEVRYRRSDRFGSPAETVDRRKQQRLTAAASHYLQAHPTLLPCRFDVVAVSGADRIEWIKNAFAVES; encoded by the coding sequence TTGAGCGGCGACACCCGTCGCCCGTCCTCGGGGACGACCGGCAAGGCAGCCGGAACCCGGGGTGTCGGCGACGCCAAGGAGCGGCTCGCCGAGGACTATCTGAAACGCCGACATCTGCAACCCGTTGCACGCAATCACCGCTGCCGCTTCGGCGAGATCGACCTGGTGATGCGTGACGGTCCGACCCTGGTCTTCGTCGAGGTTCGTTACCGACGCTCGGACCGCTTCGGATCCCCGGCCGAGACGGTCGACCGACGCAAACAACAGCGTTTGACGGCTGCCGCGAGCCATTATCTTCAAGCTCACCCGACCCTGTTACCCTGTCGATTCGATGTGGTCGCGGTCAGTGGCGCAGACCGAATCGAGTGGATCAAAAATGCCTTTGCCGTTGAATCCTAA
- a CDS encoding BON domain-containing protein — MNPKSPFSRLMRTPLDQIGAVVRSIRRQRRTAAALLLLGATLLSGCAPMIFGAAAVGTAATIHDRRPANVILDDQQIELEAMTALLRNADVRDRSQISATSYNRTLLLTGNADTAEVGQEAAALVSRIGKVQRVVDEVRVGPRLDIRRQAEDTFITGRVKTDLIGVRLPGFDPTRVKVVTNDGVVFLMGLVSPAEADAAAERASYVPGVKRVVKLFEYVDDTNT, encoded by the coding sequence TTGAATCCTAAATCCCCCTTCAGTCGCCTCATGCGGACGCCGCTCGATCAGATCGGCGCGGTCGTGCGCTCGATCAGGCGACAACGGCGCACCGCAGCGGCCCTGTTGCTGCTCGGTGCGACGCTCCTGTCCGGCTGCGCGCCGATGATTTTCGGCGCAGCCGCCGTCGGTACCGCTGCGACGATCCACGACCGACGCCCGGCGAACGTGATCCTCGACGATCAGCAGATCGAGCTGGAGGCGATGACCGCCTTGCTGCGCAACGCCGATGTCAGGGACCGCTCGCAGATCTCGGCGACCAGCTACAACCGCACCCTTCTGCTCACCGGCAATGCCGACACGGCCGAGGTGGGACAGGAGGCCGCAGCGCTGGTGAGCCGCATCGGCAAGGTGCAACGGGTCGTCGACGAGGTCAGGGTCGGCCCGCGACTCGACATCAGGCGTCAGGCCGAAGACACCTTCATCACCGGCCGCGTCAAGACGGATTTGATCGGCGTGCGGCTGCCCGGATTCGACCCGACCCGGGTCAAGGTGGTCACGAACGACGGCGTGGTCTTCCTGATGGGTCTGGTCAGCCCGGCGGAAGCGGATGCCGCGGCGGAAAGGGCCAGTTACGTCCCGGGCGTCAAACGTGTGGTGAAGCTCTTCGAGTATGTCGACGACACCAACACCTGA
- a CDS encoding FAD-linked oxidase C-terminal domain-containing protein, which translates to MSTTPTPELSPGFLQSLARIAGVGRLLTDPADCWPYGYDNSRLHALPRGVVFAADEAQIMGLVVLCRDAGVPLVARGRGTGTTGATVPDQGGIVLSFERMDAILRIAPEDRLAVVQPGVLNEQLQQAVGAFGFFWPPDPTSAASCTVGGNLAYNSAGPRAVKYGTPRDNTLGLTAISGRGERLRTGVLTTKGVVGYDLTRLIIGSEGTLALITEATLKLTPLPEAKRTLRAAYANIHAAAAAVSAIMAQPVIPCALEIMDAAAIRTVRRHAGLDLPEGVGALLMIEVDGPAACIDQSVTAVAAAARHAGLIELRRAESAAEVAALWKTRKALSPALRHIAPKKINEDVVVPVSRMGDLIEGLERLSRESGVQIVNFGHAGNGNIHVNLLIDPDDPAAVESAQQCLDAMFSLVLRLGGTLSGEHGIGIAKRDFVDREIEAPVLALMRDIKRQFDPAGILNPGKGFPQSAERTATDR; encoded by the coding sequence ATGTCGACGACACCAACACCTGAGCTGTCGCCGGGGTTCCTGCAAAGTCTCGCACGGATCGCCGGGGTCGGGCGCCTGCTCACGGATCCGGCCGATTGCTGGCCCTATGGATACGACAACAGCAGACTCCACGCACTGCCTCGTGGGGTCGTGTTCGCCGCCGACGAGGCGCAGATCATGGGGCTGGTCGTGCTTTGCCGCGACGCGGGCGTTCCGCTCGTCGCGCGGGGGCGCGGGACCGGCACCACCGGGGCGACGGTTCCGGACCAGGGCGGCATCGTGCTCTCCTTCGAGCGCATGGACGCCATTCTGCGCATCGCACCGGAGGATCGCCTCGCCGTCGTGCAGCCCGGGGTGCTCAACGAGCAGCTCCAGCAGGCCGTCGGCGCCTTCGGGTTCTTCTGGCCGCCGGATCCCACCAGTGCGGCGAGCTGCACCGTCGGCGGGAATCTCGCCTACAACTCGGCGGGGCCGCGGGCGGTCAAGTACGGGACGCCGCGCGACAATACGCTCGGACTCACCGCGATCAGCGGTCGCGGCGAGCGACTGCGCACCGGTGTTCTCACGACCAAAGGCGTGGTCGGCTACGACCTCACCCGGCTTATCATCGGCTCGGAGGGCACCCTCGCCCTGATTACCGAAGCCACGCTGAAGCTCACGCCCCTGCCCGAGGCCAAGCGCACGCTGCGTGCGGCCTATGCGAACATCCACGCGGCGGCAGCTGCCGTCTCGGCAATCATGGCGCAGCCCGTGATCCCCTGCGCCCTGGAGATCATGGACGCCGCGGCGATCCGCACCGTCCGGCGCCATGCCGGGCTCGACCTACCCGAGGGCGTCGGCGCGCTGTTGATGATCGAGGTCGACGGACCCGCCGCCTGTATCGATCAGTCCGTCACTGCGGTCGCCGCAGCCGCCCGCCATGCCGGCCTGATCGAGCTGAGGCGCGCCGAGTCGGCCGCGGAGGTCGCCGCGCTCTGGAAGACCCGCAAGGCGCTCTCACCGGCCTTGCGCCATATCGCGCCGAAAAAGATCAACGAGGATGTGGTCGTTCCGGTCTCGCGCATGGGCGATCTCATCGAGGGCCTCGAGCGGCTCTCCCGAGAGAGCGGCGTGCAGATCGTGAACTTCGGTCATGCGGGCAACGGCAACATCCATGTGAATCTCTTGATCGACCCGGACGACCCCGCCGCCGTCGAGAGCGCACAGCAATGTCTGGATGCGATGTTCTCGCTCGTGCTGCGGCTCGGCGGCACGCTCTCGGGCGAGCACGGCATCGGGATCGCCAAGCGTGACTTCGTCGACCGCGAGATCGAGGCGCCCGTGCTCGCACTCATGCGCGACATCAAGCGCCAATTCGATCCGGCCGGGATCCTCAATCCCGGTAAAGGCTTTCCGCAAAGCGCCGAGCGCACTGCAACAGATCGCTGA